The bacterium genome contains the following window.
GCCCAAGAACCTGAGGCCTCCGCGCCGGTCGAGCCAACCCCCGTTCCCGAGAGCGGAGAGGAGCTCGTGTACGTCGTGGCCCCTCTTGTCGGCACCTTCTACTCCGCCCCCAGCCCGGAATCCCCGCCCTACGTCAATGTGGGCGATCGCGTCGGCAAGGGGAGCATCGTCTGCATCGTCGAGGCGATGAAGGTGATGAACGAGATCGAGAGCGATTACGCCGGCACCGTCGTCCAGGCGCTGGTGGAGAACGCCCAGCCGGTGGAGTACGGGCAGAAGATGTTCGCCATCAAGCCGGGTTAGCCTCGGCTTTTCTCGATGGGGGTCGTGGCTCCCGATCGGGGAGGCGACCCCGTTTTTCTAGGGTTCCATAAAG
Protein-coding sequences here:
- the accB gene encoding acetyl-CoA carboxylase biotin carboxyl carrier protein; amino-acid sequence: MDLEKLRKIIELFNEGGLTGLVIKGDEDGFEELEIKKELPIAPAAAPAAPLSAAAQEPEASAPVEPTPVPESGEELVYVVAPLVGTFYSAPSPESPPYVNVGDRVGKGSIVCIVEAMKVMNEIESDYAGTVVQALVENAQPVEYGQKMFAIKPG